In the Gossypium raimondii isolate GPD5lz chromosome 9, ASM2569854v1, whole genome shotgun sequence genome, one interval contains:
- the LOC105798831 gene encoding pentatricopeptide repeat-containing protein At5g18950 produces MAKASSFIVNFLRLNPRTVPNPNTQIRNLTIESKETSFIVKEIVKNQKPCEEQLNDSVRQSNLDIVKQVCKITRTVPRWEETLVSHFPSFNFSEPWFFRELLRQQDNVFFSLRFFHWLRSEYEFSPDFDSCNMLFDKLVEAKASKAARNFLQQTGFEPKPGSLERYLRCLCENESVEEAVDVFSTLSEIGHCPSIETWNLALSACLKVGRNDLMWKLYQDMVESGIGVNIDVGTLGCLVQAFCIDGKASKGYKILQQNLADGLVPDTVAFHKLIAAFCKMKDYGRVSQLLHTMIATDRAPNIYTYQEVINGLCKNRKWLEGFRIFNDLKDRGHSPDRVMYTTIIHGLCKIGELREARKLWFEMINKGMVPNEYTYNALLNGLYRAHNLKEAERLYKEMLEKGYGEMTVSYNTMITGLCSHGKTDEAYCLFEEMPRKGVVRDLITFNNLIRGFCVEGKVVESLNLLHELLAQGLQPSASSYTPIIKCLCQAGHIEEAESLLNDMHSQGLEPKDCTRNHLIFGLCKQGHVAEGMERFKEMLENQLKPQKKTLEKLIQSLSESDRLDDSLLVLDFMFRLGYALKTSICHSIVTKFCQRNTHLVESCLSEVLETN; encoded by the coding sequence CTAAACCCTAGAACTGTTCCAAACCCTAATACCCAAATCAGAAATCTCACTATAGAATCCAAAGAAACTAGTTTTATTGTTAAGGAAATTGTAAAGAATCAAAAACCATGTGAAGAACAGTTGAATGATTCTGTAAGGCAATCTAATTTAGACATTGTCAAACAAGTTTGCAAGATTACTAGAACAGTTCCTAGATGGGAGGAAACACTGGTTTCACATTTCCcctcttttaatttttcggAACCCTGGTTTTTCCGAGAGCTTTTGAGACAGCAAGATAATGTGTTTTTCTCTCTGCGTTTCTTTCATTGGCTGCGGTCTGAATACGAGTTTTCTCCAGACTTTGATTCGTGTAATATGCTCTTTGATAAGCTTGTGGAGGCTAAGGCTTCCAAAGCGGCAAGAAATTTTCTCCAACAGACCGGTTTTGAGCCCAAGCCAGGTTCTTTAGAACGTTACTTAAGATGCCTTTGTGAAAATGAATCGGTTGAAGAAGCTGTTGATGTGTTCTCGACCTTGAGTGAGATCGGTCATTGTCCATCAATAGAGACGTGGAATTTAGCATTATCGGCTTGTCTTAAGGTTGGTAGGAATGATCTTATGTGGAAATTGTATCAGGATATGGTAGAATCCGGTATTGGGGTCAATATTGATGTTGGGACCCTCGGGTGTTTGGTTCAAGCCTTTTGTATCGATGGGAAAGCTTCGAAAGGTTACAAAATTCTTCAGCAAAATTTGGCTGATGGGTTGGTGCCGGATACGGTTGCTTTTCACAAATTGATTGCAGCTTTCTGTAAGATGAAGGATTATGGTAGAGTATCTCAACTTCTTCACACAATGATTGCTACAGATCGTGCTCCCAATATCTATACATATCAGGAAGTCATCAATGGGCTCTGTAAGAACAGAAAGTGGTTGGAAGGTTTCCGGATTTTCAACGATCTCAAGGATAGAGGGCATTCTCCGGATAGGGTCATGTATACAACAATAATTCATGGGCTATGTAAGATTGGGGAGCTCAGGGAAGCCAGAAAGCTTTGGTTTGAGATGATTAATAAGGGAATGGTTCCAAATGAATACACTTATAATGCACTGCTTAATGGTCTTTATAGGGCCCATAACCTTAAAGAGGCTGAGAGACTATATAAGGAGATGCTCGAAAAAGGTTATGGTGAAATGACCGTAAGTTACAATACCATGATAACAGGGTTATGTTCACATGGGAAGACGGATGAAGCTTATTGTTTATTTGAAGAAATGCCTCGAAAGGGCGTTGTTCGTGATTTGATCACATTCAACAATCTGATCCGGGGCTTTTGCGTGGAAGGAAAAGTCGTTGAGAGTCTAAATCTGCTTCATGAACTCTTAGCACAGGGTTTACAGCCATCTGCTTCATCGTATACCCCTATTATAAAATGCCTATGTCAAGCTGGTCATATCGAAGAAGCTGAAAGTTTGTTAAATGACATGCACAGTCAAGGTCTAGAACCGAAAGATTGTACTCGCAATCACTTAATTTTTGGATTATGCAAGCAAGGACATGTTGCAGAGGGAATGGAACGGTTCAAAGAGATGCTGGAGAATCAACTCAAACCGCAAAAGAAGACTTTGGAGAAACTGATTCAATCTCTCTCGGAAAGTGATAGGTTGGATGATTCTTTACTTGTTCTAGACTTTATGTTTAGATTAGGTTATGCACTTAAAACAAGCATATGCCATTCTATTGTTACCAAGTTTTGCCAAAGGAATACTCATCTGGTTGAATCATGTTTAAGTGAGGTCCTTGAAACAAATTAA